AGTTTATTTGAATGTAATCTAAcagacattttcttttctattattaaatatatattgcTTATGACAGTGCAGAAGGCCAACATAACTATAACCATATAGTTAAATGAGctgtttttttgaaaaatattaaaagaagaTGGAATGTGTTTCTATCATCTATCTTTCATACCTCGTTCATTCGAATTTCAACATTTTGCTTCTCATTCTTTAAGTATTCTTGTAGTCCACCACTCTTGAACACGAGCTCTGACTCATTAGAGAAGAGGACAGCGTCGCCATCAAAGGCAACACGCAGCTGATTCTCAGACTCTGTGATGATGTTTGTTGGTGTGAACATGATAGCAGCTGCTACACATGATGCAGGGACATTCattcacagaaacacacagagtcaTTAAAGTACAACAGCAGAAAGTGCACTTCATCTTAAAGTTAGCACCACATTTAACACTTTTACCTTCATTCAAAGCTTCCTGAACCTTCAGCCCTGGTTCATCAGACAGGTACAGGTGGGTGTTGTTTCTTAACTCACTCACAAGTTGATCTTCAGTCACAGGTAACAGAGTGATAAGTTCTTCCAGCCCTGCAAACAAGAATGAATGAAAAGCCTGCTGGACCATCTGTTTTACCAAAACTGTTTAGATTCATCAGAGTAGTGTTAGCAATAGTGTTACTATTACTTACTTATATCTATTATTTTTGTATTGACTTGCTTTTAGAGTACTTACACTTTCAAGTGTATTCTACTTTATAAGattctgttttagtttttttgttttcttattgtaAGCCTGTCATTAATCTATGTAAAACTTTGTAGTGCATGAAAGTGCTGTACAAATGAAGCCTGAATGATTTAGAAAGGGTATTGGGGTAAACAAGAGTTAATCCGAATCACTTAGAAGTGGAAAGACTATCTCGGTCTCAGTCTAATTGTTTCCATTTATCCATTTTCTCAAAATTAAGAAGTTTCCTCATAAGACACATGTATTAGAATTAATATTAAGTTTCATTGGAGGTATCATAAACTCACCATGTTCACAGATGTGATCCATGAGAAAGTCTGATGATGAGCTGTCATTGATGAGTATGACTTTAAAGAGCTCCTCACTCTCAGGGTAATGGTTTCTGAGTTCAGCATTGACTGCCTTCAGAGCCTGAGAGCAAAACAGAACCAGAGAAATTAAAACTGAGTGAATGTTGAGGAACTGTGTGAGTGCAGTATTTATGTGCAGGTTTCTGTGGTGCTTTGTCTTATGTGGTATATGCTCATCTTCCACAGTCATTAACATCTAATGACTACATGcaattgtgtgtgtgcgtgcgtgcgtgcgtgcgtgcgtgcatgtgtgtgtgtgtgtgtgtgtgtgtgtgctttcccCTCATAATATATGACCTTGACAAAGTTGAAGGCAGGGCCATAGCCCTGCTGTTCCTGCTTGAAGAGGAGTCCTGAAGACATGGCAATGGTGACAGGGATCTCTGGTTCAggctgaaggagaaaaaaaatgttcttagCCTTTTAACATTCCCGCAATTCAATAAAGATATTCTTTTGCATAGTTTAAAGATAAATTGTCAACAATTTTTCTTATTTGACCTCTGCACTCATACAGAATGTTATCTCACTATTTCTTTTGCACTTCTTGCTTGATGGTTTTAATGCTTTATCTGTACTTGTGAGGGGACTTGTCATGAATCAGTTTTCAACCTTTAATCTCTCTCTGCCTATAAGACCTTCATGAAAATGTATTCATTGAGCAGTGAGTTGCCCGTAGTGTCATTTAATTTTGTCTTCTGCTCTTGAGTCTGGTGTGATAACTCTTTATACTCTCCCACTTTGTTTCTGTTTCCCACAATTTTTCCTAACAGGAATCAATCTGAGTTAGTGAAAATCACCCTTCAGAACTGTGTTTTAGTCACAAGGAAGGATATGAtttaacacatacatatattgtGGTGATGAGTATGTAAACATCACACTACAGACTTTCATGACATGCTTTCCAGTATCTCTTTATTAACACTTGTttgctgttcacaaacacacattactaacaacaaaaacattgcaAGACTTAGTTCAGCTTTTAAGTCGGCGAGGTGTGATTGCGGATGCCACTCAGGTGTGTCCGCCTTCCCTGCAGCAGCACggcagaccacgccccaccacagagtataaagacatttaaaagatGGTGCAGAAAGCTGCAATTACTTTTTTGCTGCAACTTGACCCATCAGAGCTGAAATTTGAATTCTTCTCTATACGgttgaaactgagacttgcttACTACGATCACTTTTAAACTGTAGTGGgacagacctgttttctatgggcctgggccatataaaccaaaccacaatcgagccagatatggcatgccatcacattgacagtgccatctatgccaggcctggcccatatctggatgacatacgtcttatcatgccagaagtcaaccagcagtgccagcttgataccagatccgggccagacctgcttgctatgtgggacTGTTTAAATCATGCTCACAAAGGTATTGTGTCACAATGCGTTCCAACACcacttttatgttttaaacTTGCACTTCCCGATTCATATTAGTGCCAGAAGGAATTGTGtctcaaacaaacagaaacatataaaaatgaggaaaaatggGTTATTCAAGCTTTGCTACCATGAGAAAATAAATTCACACAACTTGTTTTGAAAGGAGAAAGGCAAAGCCCTACTCCTTTAATCATCACATTCCTGAATGTGAGGAAAGAAGCCCATATGTGCAGCATGGGTGAATCTTCATGACATCTTATTTTAATACTGTCGTCATTGTAGTGGTTTGACAATTCCATTATCTTTGAACAACTACAGGAACTATTTCTTATCAACTGAAGCTTTTAgtgcaacataataaataattacatttcgaaatttatttaaatgacatttatcagtttttttaaaaaaaaatcattagcaaaaaaaatctttcaagttaaataataataataaactttatttatgtagcaaTTTTCTTCCCAAAGTTAGAAATGGAAAACTGGGTTTGACTAATACTGTAttatttttgagaaaatatCATCATTTTAAATACACTGAAATTGGTTCTGGTGATGAAGTTCAAGAAGTTTTTGGATGCAATAAGTTAATATAAATTGTTTTATAGTTGATATATgaattaaaacagtttttaaagtgaTGTAACACATTTGTATTTTCTCTAACAACAGTTTATTGCTCTTCCAATTTTTATATccccaaaaatatatatttttaaacttataaaaaatatgatatttctatttttttttaccttcttttTGTGTGCGAGCAAGAGACTTTTACCTCCTCTGCAGCCAATTTCcacaagttacaattcagattcaatctgagcaattcaaattcaaatttaacttattcaaattcagtttctgatggcacagatttctgcccataaaaTCCACTCTTTTTTTGGagcattcagttttattttgtcatGATTTAATATTCAAATTAATGCTGTGTGACTTAACACCTATCCGTATAATACAATAAAGAAATTTCCCTAATttgtgaaaagaaaagacatttaCAGGGGTATACTGCATTGGTTTGTAACTGTAACAACCATTCTGACTCTCTTCATAGCGATGtatcttttttattattcttgaaTGCTTAACAAAATTTTACACCCTATTTCAAAAGATGACAGTGTTAGAGAAATAATCCTGAAAACTGCTATTAAAGATGTATTTTCTTGTTAATAGCACACAGCTTTCTGCagtttaaataaatgataaagcGAAAACACACACCATCATGCAGCAGCAGAACATATACTCTTCTCTAAGTTGTTAAAACTACTACACAGTCGCCACACACGggcacacattaaaaaaaattgacttACTGTAGAAGTTTTGCCCTCACTCATCATGTTTCTCAAAATAGGATCACAGCTAGAAATAAACTTGTATTACTTCTGTTTGCTGACTGCAGAACAGGGGCTGTTCTCAGAGTATCACACCCAAATGTAAAGTAGATGTAAAGTGGATGAGGCTTCACTATATCATATTTCATTGCTAATGTCATTGCAGTGGTCTGAAAACtccattttgtcatttgtttcaTCTCTGTTTGCTCAGTCCTGGTCAACATTTCACGCCCACATGCCCCACTTCACATGACAAAACAAGTTTCAACTTCACCTTGTTTATTGCTTGTTTAAATCAGGTCACTTAAGACATTTCAAGCAGGGCTGCACAATTAaacgttagaaaatcgcgatctcaattcatacttatgtgcgatctcatttccaaatgacaacgatttaaaaaaaaaaaaaaaaaaaaaaaagatgacgattgtaccgcattttgatccgggacttctgcatgaaaacaagcgctcacgcttcctgctcaacaaatgacaagggcggagccttataccacgtgatacagaagccaGCTGGCAGGGAAAAACAACGGAGAGCACGTGAGAGAAACTGCCTGAGGGGAGAAAACACAATGAGCGCAGAGGAAAAGCTCGCTGATGGCGGTGAGAATGACAAACCCACTGTAACATTAATTCCAAGAACAGGTTCTCATTCCTCCGTGTGGAAGTTTTTTGGTTTCAAAGCAGACGATGAGAGTCAAAAAGATATCATTTGCAAGCTGTATTTTGCCATAGTAGCAGCACCGCAAGCTTACACTACGAATTTGTATAACGACCTTAAACGTCACCATAAAGTGCAATATGACGAAGCTGTAAAGGcaaagaaagtgacaggagaaaatccgtcccggtcaaccacccaaacatcaataacgggaaccttatacagcgcttccccatacccatcgaactcccgcaggcacaaagaaattacggagccTATCACTTATCACCTGGCtaaagatatggctcccatcaacactgtgcaaaacaagggatttaggaaaatgatcaacaccctagacaaatgCTACACAGTGCcatcccgcaactatttttcaaatgttgcactacctgctctatacacgcagtgtcgagcaacggtggatgTTGACCGACTTGTGTTCTTGGCAAGAAACCTTTAAGCAGCTGGCTGCATTTTTTTtgctcaattctaagcaaaaaaatcgtgattctcattttatgcaaaatcgtgcagccctaattTCAAGTGTATCTGTTGTGACACCAGGGAGCTGTCGTGTAGTTTTGTGGATGATGATATCTGCATTGGTGTTCGGCCTGCTTTGCCACTTGAGGGCATACAGGTGGTTTAAGGGAATGAGGGGAATGGGGAATCGAGTCTGGGCTGACAGTTTCCCAGCAAGAGCTGGGAAACCAGCCCACTTTGACCAGcccacaaccccccccccccccccccccccaaacacacacacaccctccctGACATCATGACACCCCCCTCCTTAAAGCCCTCTCTCAACATCATGACCTTCTGCAatcaggcagaaggttctgcaCCATCCGGGCAAgaacagagagactcaagaggagcttctatccccagGCCATCCAGGTCCTAAACCAGAACATGTACATAATTCACTTACTTACTACATATAATGTGGTCTTTTATATAATTTACTAATGTATATAATGTTCTCTGTTTTTGCACAGTCAAGGAGTTTGTCAGGAcacatttcactgcatgttgtactcgtataactatgcatgtgacaaaaaaAGGATCTTTAATCTTCAATCTTGAATTTCAGAAGTTTGCGGTTGACATAGCTATCATGGGGTGTATCTCAgaagaggagtacaggagtTTGGTGAGGAACTTAAAGGAgcaaggaactggttgtggacttcaggaggtCCAGATCAGGTCCACTGCCAGTTCAGATAGAGGGACATGTCTGGggcatgtctgtcccgtctgtaacaactgaaaataaaaattaaattaaataaataataataaaaacaaaagtcaatcaaatggaccaatacggcaaagctgtgatgatccacttggtaaagcaAATCCGTTGGGTATTGTGACAGTATAGTAGTGTAGTATTGTAGGAGCAAGCATGATTTATTAGATTATTGTAGGCTAGGGATTTGGCTGTATAATCATCAATAAAGTATTATACTCATTATTCATTTAAGTAGGTCATAGGTCAAGCGAATAAATATACCCATGTAGCCCACACAGAGAATTGGGAGAGTGAGAAGCAGAGGAGACAGAAAGCTGCCTTGGGGTTGATAAGGAGCTGGTAAGGCAAGAGAGGGAGAACATAGTGTGCCGAGGAGTAGACACCAAGGCCAGGGGATAGAGAGGGATGAGATGGAGAGGGATCAGCAGACACCAAGTTCTGAGAAACAAAGATTGTTTACATGTGTGCATAAATGTGAGCCGCTCGGACTGCCCCAGTGGATTTTGCCATTTTGATGCTGAGTAGTGCACATCcccatgtaaatataataaactGGATTGAAGCTTTGAGAAGTCTCATGTCACTCATTTAACTGGGAACGCAATCCGCAAACACAGGGAGGAGAAAAGAAGATGAATTCTCAACATTatctttgttaaaaaaaaaaaaaaaagatagagggagaggaggtggaggttgTCAGTATGTACAAATACCTCGGGCTATGGGTGGACAGCAAACTTCTCCAGGGTGGGACCTTTCTTAGATCCTCCCAGAAACACAGCTTCATCAAGCCCCAGCTGTGCAGAGTGTTTAAAGTTCTGTATCCGTCTCAGCCTGCCACCCTCGAGATGTCACCACACCAGGCAGGTACAAATGGGACAATTTGAACTCAGGAGGACATGAGAAATGAGAGGTCAAATGTTTTCATGAAAATTAATGAAGTCTattcgctttctttccaagctctttagaaTAGACAGCTTATTGTAAGTAGCTTCTAAACAGCTTTACATTGAGAAATGTTTCTGTAGATTAATGTAGAAATGCATTAAAACATCACAGTCAAGGGAACAGTGGAAAGAGGCACATAAACTCTGACTATCTTGCACTGCCCTCTGTTGGGAGTGACTGAAAACACTTTTACTGACGGTTGGATCAACATCCTGAGTTTGGTGCCAAACGCACCATTAAATAGGGAACATGTCtatagaagaagaagatcacTGACTGAGCGTACACTGACAACAATAACCTTCATTATATTTTCAGCCTACAATCGGTTGCACAGCACAGCTGTCTTCATGATGctaatatttattcatattagCATATTTTACagcataaaacaataaattcaTCACTGTTTaacaaatattaacattttattgCGTAGAATGAAGTACAAGGTGAAGAAAAGTCAGAGCGTAATATCTCCATATGAGGCTCTCAGTAGACTAATATGCCTACTAAACATATTCATATACATGAATGCATTTTAAGGACTCACGTGAATAAAGAATAAACCGTACAGTGAAACAGTGatcttctttaaaaatgtgtaattttaaaCAGGATTGGTTTTCTTATGTTTTGTTGTACTGGTTGTCCAAATTAAGAGAAATGACTTTAGGTTTGACAAGGAATTATATTCAAGTTCATTTTGAATGTGAATATAACTCAATTTATATGGCGCCAATTCACAAAACAGTTATATTATATAAAGTGTTAGCACTTTATATAATAGTTGTGCGATAGTAGTATTTACTTTTCTAAGATTGTATGTCTCGTTACAGAAATGTTACCTCCTAGATTTTGGTGCTTTTTAATAAATCCATGCAGCATAATGTGCTACTGTcacatttgttatattttaacatGTGCTATACGCAACCCAGATGTTTTTGACTGAGGATGAACATAATGACATAATCAGTGATATAGTTACATATTATGGTTCATCTTTACATCCTGAAACATTGTTTCTGTGTAAGGAAATCCCAACAGCTCCAACATGCAGTATATTTTTTGATTACTTTATTACACGCAAATATATTTTATGAACAAAACTTCACAGAAGTAACaaatgagatttaaaaaaaggtttattttttgtgtctttaaagCAATATGGGAACTCCCATAAACAAACTGCCATTTCTTGTTAGTTTGGTGAGGGCACCAGGCGTGCCACTTTGCCAGACTCCAATGCAGCATCAACATGTTTCTGCTGGTCATCAAAGAAGATGTGAGGCCTGATCTTCACAGACCAGTTTCACGGATTAGATCTAATTTAGAAAGCATTGGGGAGTGAGCAGGAATGTACCAGGCTCACTTAAAAAAGCAAAGATTATCTCAATGTAATCGCTTCCATTTAGGGTTATTTCAATAAGAAGAGCTGAGACCTTTAACAGCTCTGTTCTAAAGCATCCTCCAGAGGGCATACCTACATGTATGTCTCAGTGGTAGATTTCAAATGACATGGAGCATATCAAACCTCTAAGAGACATGCCTAATTGAATTAGTAGTAAATGGATGTATCATTAACTCACCACATTCTTTGATCACTTTCTTCAGTGAGTCTGATGAACTGTTGTTGATGACCTTAAAGAGCTCCTCACTTTCAGGGTAATGCTTTTTAAGTTTATCATTCACAGCCTGCAGAGCCTTAAATTTGAGTGAGAAATCAAACTTGAGTGAGTGTTAAATAACTGTATGAAGGCAGCATTTATGTGCAATATATTCTCACTGACAAACAACCACTGCATGCTCTTGAGTTTATGCACGTGttgcgcacgtgtgtgtgtgtgtttgctaactctggttttattattttctccTGCATAATATCTGAGCTTGACAAAACAAAGGCAGGACCAGTGTCTCTGATCTGCAGCCCTGTCGCTTCTTCTTGAAGAGGACTTCTGATGACATGACAATGGTGATGGGATCTCTGGTAACTAAAAAATAATGTGTGTAACATTTTAACACTCCCACAATTTAATGAAGGTACGCTTTGTCATATTTCAAATGTAAACTCAAACCTGCAATTCAGATATTCTTTTTTCCTTATTTGATGCCTGTGTGCATACAGCATGTATCACTTCTCAATCATTTATTGCACTTCTTGCTCATCAGTGAGGCGCTTTTAGTGGTTTATCTGTATTTGTGAGGGGAATTGCTATAAATCAGTCTTCAACCTTTAATCtctctctgaaaatgactgggATTAAATGCAGTTTAATAAAGCTTTCCAGAAACTCCAGTGCTGCCATTTCGTAGGATCTGCTGTCCAGGGCTCCTCAAACATTGGTTGTTCTTATAACTCGTCTCACCTTCTGCTCTTGTGTCTGCTGTAATAACCCTTCTATACTCGcccattttatttctgtttctgtttctcactATTTTTCTTAACAAGATTAAACTAGAATCACTAGGAATTTTACACTAATTTCATACCTGATGTTGTTTAACATGCCATAACTCAGGCTGCCCCAAATGCAGTACTGGAGCGTCCCTCCCTACAAAGCTTTGATTTGCAGAATTTCAATGACCTTTAGTAACCCCGAGTACAATAATGccaagctttttatttttttaccttaGCCTCAGTGTAGCACAATAAcacaaatatccttgggcaagatactaaccccgaGTTCCATCAGACTATGAATGTGTGTATGTTAGATAAAAAACACTTTGTAGCAAAGACCTACAAAACCTTAAAGTGTTATGATGGTTCGGGCCACAGTATGTTCCAGCACTACTTTTACACCCTCCTGTTTATAACGTTTGACCTCTGGTCTACATTATATAAACAACAGTTTTAAGACATTATGCAGATCACTATCAAGTGACCTTTAGTGGGTTTTAATCATGTTTTAATGATGATAATATTGTGCTAAATGTGAGTCTGTAGATGAGGCAGAGCTACAGCCTAAAAACCATCATTTATATGAAGGTTGACATGTTTTAAACTTACACTGTGTTGATTCACATTAATGGattaaaacagaaagaaaaaccctTGAAATAACCCGTGTGTGAAATCCATAATAaagataacataaaataaataaatatgtcaaACCCGCTGAGATCCAACCTCACAATCACTTGTTCCATGATGACTAAAGAAAGTTTATTTACATCACAGACCCAGTGACGCCCATTTCACTTTCCAGGAAAACAGCTGATCCACACACTCCTATATAAGTCCAGTTGTCCTACACAGTCCAGTCTTAGGCTTCTCATCCTGAGTACAACAATGGGTTTATGTGAGCACAGCTGCCTTTTTCAAACCATCTCTACATCATATAAGCTTATGATTGTAGCATCAcaaaaaatgtctaaatattTCAGGCTGAGCTGTGGTAAGATGTTTTtatttccctttctttcttatGTTTCAGTGACAGCCGCAGCAATCGCAGCCGGGGCAGGTAACAAACctctttgtttatttatgtatttttatctCTAACACTCATAAGTGAAGTCACACATATCATACATGTATTCACTTTGAAGCATCCTGATGATCAGTAACCaggtgtttcttcctgttgtcaGGTGGAgcagtggtctctgctcctatTGTCCTGGGGGCTGTAGGTTTCACCTCAGCTGGAATAGCAGCTGGTGCCTATGCTGCAAGCTGGATATCTGTAGCTGTTAGCCAATGGAGGAGGAGTGGCAGCAAGTAGTGCAGTGGCTGTTTTACAGTcagcaggtaaaaaaaattacttcCCATTACTCAAAAACCTTTATTATTACAAACCTGAAAGATCCAAGAAACAATAACATGCGTGTTGCAGTGAGGATAATACGAAAGAGTTTagggccacattaagaaaaatattatcgatcattttgagaataaaatCGAAATGTGGAGATTACAGTTGTCTGAAGACAAGCTGCCACAGTTGCTACTGTATATCATCTGAGTTTGTGAAATGATTTCTATTTTagctcacaaacacagtgtgGTGATAAGTGTTAGGTTGTACAAAAAGACACGGCTGGCAATGGACAGATGCGAGGTTATCGAAGGTTACAGTGAATGTTGTATTAGAAGACGGCTGATCAATTTGTTTCACTAACTCATCtaaataaggattttttttttttttttttttgcggaTATAGCGCATGTGGCAGTTTGTATTCAAACAGTAATGTTCATATCAACAACTTTTTTTCTTGTGGCTCTAATACTCCGTCATAGGATAAAGCCTCCCTCTCTTCTCTGCACCTCAGTTACTTGATCTAACTGCTCGATCAGCTGTCTGGTATTCTGAAGCCTGTTTTATCTCTGCAGGTATGGCAGGTCTGTCTGGGACCGCCACCGCAACCGTGGGCTCTGTTGGAGG
This is a stretch of genomic DNA from Pelmatolapia mariae isolate MD_Pm_ZW linkage group LG16_19, Pm_UMD_F_2, whole genome shotgun sequence. It encodes these proteins:
- the LOC134644591 gene encoding cytosolic 5'-nucleotidase 1A-like, producing MMSEGKTSTPEPEIPVTIAMSSGLLFKQEQQGYGPAFNFVKALKAVNAELRNHYPESEELFKVILINDSSSSDFLMDHICEHGLEELITLLPVTEDQLVSELRNNTHLYLSDEPGLKVQEALNEGKTAAIMFTPTNIITESENQLRVAFDGDAVLFSNESELVFKSGGLQEYLKNEKQNVEIRMNEGPFKGFLEVLIKLQKKLHNKGLYKKCPIRTYLVTSRGAGCDGYRALNTLHRWGLELDEAVFVGGADKGPTLQRIKPHIFFDDQQRHVDAALEVGTVACLVLSPN